In the genome of Saccopteryx leptura isolate mSacLep1 chromosome 10, mSacLep1_pri_phased_curated, whole genome shotgun sequence, one region contains:
- the XCR1 gene encoding chemokine XC receptor 1 isoform X2: MEPSSTPGSTTFYDYDPQSFLCEKQSFTFATFSTTILYCLVFLLSLAGNSLVLWVLVKYESLESLTNVFILNLCLSDLVFSCLLPLWTLEYHWGWVLGDFFCKLFNMVFSVSLFNSIFFLTIMTIHRYMAVVHPLSSLRVHTLRCRVSVTTAVWAASVLSSLLDALFHKVFHNSDTSRCDYSEYKWFRASVYQHNVFFLLSTGIILFCYVEILRTLFRSPSKRHHRTVRLILTIVLAQFLSWTPYNLILFLQTLLNLGVLQSCRVSQQLDYALLVCRNIAFSHCCFNPVLYVFVGVKFRRHLKSLLRRFWLCRPQAPSLSPAPHSPGAFRYEGASFY; this comes from the coding sequence ATGGAGCCCTCAAGCACCCCGGGGTCCACCACGTTTTATGATTATGATCCTCAGAGTTTTCTGTGTGAGAAGCAGAGCTTCACCTTCGCCACCTTCAGCACCACCATCCTCTACTGCCTGGTGTTTCTCCTCAGCCTGGCTGGCAACAGCCTGGTGTTGTGGGTCCTGGTGAAGTACGAGAGCCTGGAGTCCCTCACCAATGTCTTCATCCTCAACCTGTGCCTCTCAGACCTGGTGTTCTCCTGCTTGCTGCCTCTGTGGACCTTGGAATACCACTGGGGCTGGGTGCTGGGCGACTTCTTCTGCAAGCTCTTCAACATGGTCTTCTCCGTCAGCCTCTTCAACAGCATCTTCTTCCTGACCATCATGACCATCCACCGCTACATGGCGGTGGTgcaccccctctcctccctgcgcGTCCACACCCTCCGCTGCCGCGTGTCGGTGACCACAGCCGTGTGGGCAGCCAGCGTCCTGTCCTCCCTCCTCGATGCCCTCTTCCATAAAGTGTTTCACAACTCGGACACTTCACGCTGTGATTATTCAGAATACAAGTGGTTCCGGGCCTCGGTCTACCAGCACAAcgtcttcttcctgctgtccacGGGGATTATCCTGTTCTGCTACGTGGAGATTCTCAGGACTCTGTTCCGCTCGCCGTCCAAACGCCACCACCGGACCGTCCGGCTCATCCTCACCATCGTGCTGGCGCAGTTCCTCAGCTGGACGCCCTACAACCTGATCCTGTTCCTGCAGACGCTGCTGAACCTGGGGGTCCTTCAGAGCTGCCGGGTCAGCCAGCAGCTGGATTACGCCTTGCTCGTCTGCCGCAACATCGCCTTCTCCCACTGCTGCTTCAACCCGGTGCTCTACGTCTTCGTCGGCGTCAAGTTCCGCAGACACCTCAAAAGTCTGCTCCGCCGCTTCTGGCTCTGCCGACCCCAGGCGCCCAGCCTCTCCCCGGCGCCTCACTCCCCAGGCGCCTTCCGCTACGAGGGCGCCTCCTTCTACTGA
- the XCR1 gene encoding chemokine XC receptor 1 isoform X1: protein MSFHVSFKALNVQMEPSSTPGSTTFYDYDPQSFLCEKQSFTFATFSTTILYCLVFLLSLAGNSLVLWVLVKYESLESLTNVFILNLCLSDLVFSCLLPLWTLEYHWGWVLGDFFCKLFNMVFSVSLFNSIFFLTIMTIHRYMAVVHPLSSLRVHTLRCRVSVTTAVWAASVLSSLLDALFHKVFHNSDTSRCDYSEYKWFRASVYQHNVFFLLSTGIILFCYVEILRTLFRSPSKRHHRTVRLILTIVLAQFLSWTPYNLILFLQTLLNLGVLQSCRVSQQLDYALLVCRNIAFSHCCFNPVLYVFVGVKFRRHLKSLLRRFWLCRPQAPSLSPAPHSPGAFRYEGASFY from the exons ATGTCATTTCATGTCAGTTTTA AGGCTCTCAATGTCCAGATGGAGCCCTCAAGCACCCCGGGGTCCACCACGTTTTATGATTATGATCCTCAGAGTTTTCTGTGTGAGAAGCAGAGCTTCACCTTCGCCACCTTCAGCACCACCATCCTCTACTGCCTGGTGTTTCTCCTCAGCCTGGCTGGCAACAGCCTGGTGTTGTGGGTCCTGGTGAAGTACGAGAGCCTGGAGTCCCTCACCAATGTCTTCATCCTCAACCTGTGCCTCTCAGACCTGGTGTTCTCCTGCTTGCTGCCTCTGTGGACCTTGGAATACCACTGGGGCTGGGTGCTGGGCGACTTCTTCTGCAAGCTCTTCAACATGGTCTTCTCCGTCAGCCTCTTCAACAGCATCTTCTTCCTGACCATCATGACCATCCACCGCTACATGGCGGTGGTgcaccccctctcctccctgcgcGTCCACACCCTCCGCTGCCGCGTGTCGGTGACCACAGCCGTGTGGGCAGCCAGCGTCCTGTCCTCCCTCCTCGATGCCCTCTTCCATAAAGTGTTTCACAACTCGGACACTTCACGCTGTGATTATTCAGAATACAAGTGGTTCCGGGCCTCGGTCTACCAGCACAAcgtcttcttcctgctgtccacGGGGATTATCCTGTTCTGCTACGTGGAGATTCTCAGGACTCTGTTCCGCTCGCCGTCCAAACGCCACCACCGGACCGTCCGGCTCATCCTCACCATCGTGCTGGCGCAGTTCCTCAGCTGGACGCCCTACAACCTGATCCTGTTCCTGCAGACGCTGCTGAACCTGGGGGTCCTTCAGAGCTGCCGGGTCAGCCAGCAGCTGGATTACGCCTTGCTCGTCTGCCGCAACATCGCCTTCTCCCACTGCTGCTTCAACCCGGTGCTCTACGTCTTCGTCGGCGTCAAGTTCCGCAGACACCTCAAAAGTCTGCTCCGCCGCTTCTGGCTCTGCCGACCCCAGGCGCCCAGCCTCTCCCCGGCGCCTCACTCCCCAGGCGCCTTCCGCTACGAGGGCGCCTCCTTCTACTGA